CGGAAAGCGCGCAGGACCGCGAGGGCGCACACGTCGCGAACGAGTGGGGGTCGATCGACGTCGACAGCACCCTCCACGCCCGAACCGACGAGGACGCGTAGCGATCGGGCCCTTCTCGACCCGCGAGTCTCCCGAGACGGCGATCCGTAAGCGACGCAAGACGAGCGTCAGACGCCGGCGGGTCGCTTATGTTCCGTGACGTACTCATTTCTGGCGTGTCACTGGCAGGAGATCCCCTCGAGGAACTGTCCATCCCCGACGGGACGACCGTGGAGGAACACGACGTCGTCGTCGACGGCGACGTCCTCGTCGGCGGACAGTCGACGGTTTCCTTCGGGGTACGAGGGAAAAACGTCCTGGCGGGCGAGCGCGTCAGCTTCGGCGGCGACATCGAGGCCGACGGGGACTGCCGGCTGGACATGTGGTGTGATGTCGACGGCAACGTCCTCGTCGGAACGGACGCCTATCTCGGCGAGCGAGTCCACATCGACGGTCGGCTGATGGTTTCCGGCGATCTGGACATCGGCGACGACGTCTCGATCGACGAGGGGTTCGAGGCGAACGGCTGGATCGTCATCCGGAACCCGATGCCGACGATCGTCTTCTACTTCATCGTGCTCTCGCAGCTGCTCCGCGTGGGCGAACAGGAGGCCGCAGAAGGGTTCGCCGAGGCGCTGGCGGGCGACGGCGGGGACGTCCGGGAGACGCTCGTCATCCCGCGTGGAGCCAGCATCTCCGACGACGCCTGGCAGGTGTCGACGCCGGCGCGGATCGGCGACGACTGTCGCATTCACGGCAACGTCCGGGCGGAATCGGTCGCCGTCGGCGAGGAAAACAACGTGTTCGGGAGCCTCCGTGCCCGCGAGGACGTCGCCGTCGGAACCGGCACACGGATCCACGGTGACGTGACGACACGCAACGGAACCGTCACTGTCGAGTCCGGAGCCAGGGTGTTCGGGGACGTCTCCGGTCGGGACCTGGTGATCTACGAGGGTGCCGAGGTGGACGGCTCGCTCAGGGCACGTGACGAGATGAAGCTCGTCCGGCCGGACGACGGACGGGAAGAAGAGTGAGCCCGTCCGCAGCTAGGGATCGGTGTCGACGGGGAACGTCCGATCGTGGAGCTCCCCGGTCACCCGATCGGCCAGGCGCCGCAGGTTGACGGCGTCCTCGCGGTTGTACGCGATCAGCCGGTCGAGCGCGTCCTCGTCGCCGTCCTCGTATCGGTGCCACAGCCGGACCGCCTCCCGGCCGTCGACGTCCGGGAGTTCGCGCTCGATCCCCAGTTCCCGTTCGATCGGCTTGAGGCCGCCCGAGAGATCGATCTTCCGGCACGGATACATCAGGTCCAGGTGGGGTGTCGTCACGTCGAGCCCGAACGACTCCTCCAGGAACGGGACGTCGAACCGAGCGCCGTTGAACGTCGCCAGCATGTCGGCGGCCTCGAACTCCCGGCGGAGTCTGTCGGCAGTGAGGTCGTGGCCTCGGACCAGCGTCGTGGTTTCGCCGCTCCGGTGGAGGCTGACGGTCGTCACGCGGTCCCGACGCTGGTCCAACCCGGTGGTTTCGATGTCGAAAAAGCAGGTCGACTCCCGGAAGTTCTCGTAGAGCCGCCACCGCTCGTCGGAGGGGAACTGCCGATCGAAGTAGGACGCGTCGCCACGCTGGAGGTGCGTCGACGCCTCCTGGATGAACGCCTCGATCCGGTCTGCCGTCGTCCCCCCGACGCCGGGGGCCGACGGATCGAACGCTTCCCAGCGCGTGACCCCGGCCTCCCACAGCCGCCGTTCGGTCCGTTCTCCGACCCCGCGAACGGGGATGAAGCTGTTTTCGATTCGCACGCCCGGAACTCGGTAGCCGAGAAGGTAAAGTCGTCGGAACGCGGCGTTTAACCGTTCGCGTCCGCAAACGTTGTCAATGAGTCAGGACGCGCGCGGCGACGCCGGGACAGATAAACGCCCCGGCGACCTCCGACGGACGGGAATGTCGCTCAAAAGCGACCGAGAGTGGGATTACGAACTGGACCGCATCATCGACGCGATCGAGGAACGGGACGCGGCGACGGTCGGCCTGCAGTTCCCGGAGGGGCTCAAGCGGCGGGCACCGAAGGTCGCCGACGACCTCCGGCAACTGACCGACGGTGTCCGGTTCCTGATCTCCGGACAGCCGTGTTATGGCGCCTGCGACCTGGACACCGAGTTGATGCGGCGCACCGACGTTTTCGTCCACTTCGGCCACTCGCCGATGAAGGAGTCGGACAAGATCATCTACGTTCCGCTCTTCTCGAACGTCGACCCGTTCCCGATCATGGAGGAGGCGCTCGAGGAGCTTCCGGACGTCGACACAGCCGGCGATTCGGACGTCGACGACCGGCCCGCCGTCGGGCTCGTGACGACCGCCCAGCACATGAACAAGTTCGGGGAGATGCACGAGTGGCTCGAAGAGCGCGGCTACGCCGTCGAGACTCGCCGTGGCGACGAGAGACTCACTCACGAGGGGCAGGTGCTCGGCTGTAACTACGCCAGCGCCGACGTCGACGCCGAAACTGTACTGTACGTCGGCGGCGGGAAGTTCCACCCGCTGGGGCTGGCGATGGAGCATCCCGACAAACACGTCGTGATCGCGGATCCCGTCAACAACGTCGTCGACGTTGCCGACACGGAGAAGTTCATCAAACAGCGATACGGCGCGGTCCACCGGGCGATGGATGCCGACTCCTGGGGCGTGCTCTACTGTACGAAGATCGGACAGGGCCGGTGGGAAATGGCGACCGAAATCGTCGAAAACAACGAGAACGCCTACCTGATCACGATGGACGAGATCACGCCGGACCGATTGCGCAACTTCGGCTGTGACGCATACGTCAACACGGGCTGTCCCCGGATCACGACCGACGACGGCCCACAGTTCCACAAGCCGATGTTGACGCCCGGGGAGTACGAGATCGCGGTGGGTAACGAGCCGCTCGACTCCCTCGAGTTCGACACGTTCCACGGAACCTGGTAACGCCCACGGAACCTGGTAACGCCCACGGAACCCGGTAACGCGAACGTTTGCTGCGGTCGCCTGCGGTGTTCTCGAGTTTCGACCTACTTCGCTCCACGAGTGTCTCTCTATGGCGCGCCCGCTGTTTCCACATCGAGTAAATTATTTTTGTTCTAACAAAGACATCATCGTCCAAGTCGGCAATATTAATATGGTAAAGAGACAATTTGCCGATGATGAGTTCAAATCAAGACTGGTGGCCGGATCAGTTGAATCTGGAGATACTCGATCAGAACGCCGAACAGGTCGATCCGCGGGGCGAGGACTTCGACTACGCCGAGGAGTTCCAGAAACTCGACCTCGATGAAGTGAAAGCGGACATCGAAGACGCGTTGACGACGTCCCAGGAGTGGTGGCCGGCCGACTACGGACATTACGGACCGCTGATCATTCGAATGGCGTGGCACAGCGCCGGCACGTACCGCACCACGGACGGCCGCGGCGGCGCCTCCGGCGGCACACAGCGATTTGCGCCCGTCAACAGTTGGCCCGACAACGTGAACCTCGACAAGGCGCGCAGGCTTCTCTGGCCCGTAAAACAGAAGTACGGAAACAAGCTCTCGTGGGCTGATCTGCTGGTGTTGTCCGGGAACGTCGCCATGGAGTCGATGGGCTTCGAGACGTTCGGCTTCGGCGGGGGACGCGAGGACGCGTTCAAGTCCAACAAGGCTGTCGACTGGGGTCCCGAAGAGGAGATGATGGGCGACGAGCGCCACGACGAAGAGGGGAACCTCATCGGGGATCTCGCTGCCGATCACATGGGTCTCATCTACGTGAACCCGGAGGGACCGGGCGGAGAGCCCGATCCCGAAGAGTCCGCGAAGTACATCCGACAGTCGTTCGACCGGATGGCGATGAACGACGAGGAGACGGTCGCACTCATCGCCGGCGGACACACGTTCGGGAAGGTCCACGGTGCTGCCTCCGACGAACATCTCGGACCAGCTCCCGAAGCGGCCCCCATCGAGCAGCAGGGCCTCGGCTGGGAGAGCGACTACGGTGAAGGCAAAGGTCCAGACACGATCACTAGCGGAATCGAAGGCCCGTGGACCCAGGCTCCGACACAGTGGGATATGGGCTTTCTCGACAACCTGCTCGACTACGAGTGGGAGCCCGAGAAGGGGCCGGGCGGTGCCTGGCAGTGGACGCCGAAAGACGAGGAGCTTCACGACTCCGTGCCGGACGCCCACATCGAGGGGGAGACGGTTACCCCCATGATGCTCACGACGGACATCGCGCTGAAGCGTGATCCCGACTACCGCGAGATCGTCGAGCGCTTCCATGAAAACCCCGAAGAGTTCCAGGAGGTCTTTGCGAAGGCGTGGTACAAGCTGATTCACCGCGACATGGGTCCACCGGAGCGGTTCCTGGGTCCGGAGGTCCCCGACGAGGAGATGATCTGGCAGGATCCGGTTCCCGACGCCGACTACGAACTCATCGGGGAAGAGGAAATCGCCGAACTCAAAACGGAGATTCTCGCGACGGACCTGTCGATCTCCCAGCTCGTCAAGACCGCCTGGGCGTCGGCGTCGACGTACCGCGACAGCGACAAGCGCGGCGGCGCGAACGGCGCGCGGATCCGGCTCGAACCACAGAAGAGCTGGGAGGTCAACGAGCCCGAGGAGCTGGAGACGGTGCTTTCGACCTACGAGGGGATCAAAGAGGAGTTCAACAGCGCCCGATCCGACGACGTTCGGGTTTCGCTGGCCGACCTGATCGTGCTCGGCGGCAACGCGGCCGTCGAGCAGGCGGCTACCGAGGCCGGCTACGACGTGGAGGTTCCCTTCGAGCCGGGACGGACCGACGCTTCACAGGAACAGACCGACGTCGAGTCCTTCCAGGCGCTCAAGCCGGATGCCGACGGCTTCCGCAACTACTTCACCGAGAATGACCCGATGGACCGGTCGGCCGGGGAGTTGCTGGTGGACAAAGCCGAACTCCTGAACCTGACCGCAGACGAAATGACCGTTCTGGTCGGGGGTCTGCGAGCGCTGGACGCGAACTACGACGGCTCCGACCTCGGCGTCTTCACAGACGAGCCGGGGACGTTGACCAACGACTTCTTCGAAACCGTCCTCTCCATGGACTACGAGTGGGAGCCGGTTTCCGAAGACAGGGACGTCTTCGAACTGCGAGACCGTGAGACGGGCGACGTCGAGTGGAGGGGTTCCCGCGTGGACCTCGTTTTCGGATCGAACGCCCGGCTTCGTGCTATCTCGGAAGTGTATGGAGCCGACGACGGCGAAGCGGAGTTCGTCGACGACTTCGTGGACGCGTGGAGCAAAGTGATGCAACTCGACCGGTTCGACCTCGAGTGAGCGCGGCGAGGACATCCGGCCCGATAGCATCCTGACCGCTGTTCGTTCGGTTGATCTACTATTTATAAATCGTTCCCGACCGATTCCACGGACATGTATCGCCTGCTCACTGTCGCTGTCGGTCCCCTCGAACTGCTGGCGCCGCGAATCGTCCTCCGGTTGTTCGGCCGGCTGTGTTATCGCTCGCCCGACGACTGATCGGAGGACTGATAATGATTATTCTAGGCCGTAACCGGACGAGCGGCGGGCCGGGTGGCCGATCGACCGGTAAATCGCTACAATAATCATTAAGAGCTCCCGTCGACGGTGGTTTGACTCCATACCGGCACCGTCCCGAAGCGGTTTTGACTCGTGGTTTATAAGACAGCGCCATGAGCGATCAGTCGCCCGAGGACCACCACGACCACGATCATCACGATCACGACCATCACGATCACGATCACGACCATCACGATCACGATCACGACCATCACGACCACGATCACGATCATCACGACCACGATCATCACGATCACGACATCGAAACGGCCGCAGTCGCCATTTTGACCGTGTCCTCGTCGCGAACGATCGACGAGGATCCCTCGGGCGAGTACATCGCCTCGGCGTTCGAGGAGGCAGGCCACGAGGTTGCGATCCGGGAACTCGTCCCCGACGACTTCGACGACGTCCAGTCGGCGGTCGACCGGCTCGCTTCACGGGAGGACACCGACGCTGTCGTCACAACCGGCGGCACGGGGATCACGCCCGACGACGTGACGCCCGAAGCGGTCGAACGGCTGTTCGACAAGCGACTCCCCGGCTTCGGCGAACTGTTCCGTCAGCTCTCCTACGAGGAGATCGGCACCCGCTCGATCGGCTCCCGGGCCGTCGCGGGCGTCGACGACGGCACGCCGATCTTCTGTCTGCCGGGGTCGGAAAACGCGGTGCGGCTCGGGATCGAAGAGATCATCATCCCCGAAGTCGGCCACCTCGCTGGGCTCGCCGCCCGCGAGGAGTGATCGACATTCGCTTTCGCTGTTATCGGTCAGCGTCCGGACCGCCGTCGTCGTCAACATCGTTCCTCTCCCGCGTTTCCGGCCATTCGGGCGCGTCGTAGCGCTCGATGAGTTCCCAGCGGTGGTTCAACTGATCGGCGGCCCTGCGGAACACGCCGATGAGCGTGTGCGCCTCCCGGGTCGTCGGGTGGGCGCGACCAAAGACGCGCCGGAACAGCGTCCGGGTTCGATCGAACCGGTTCCCGGAATAGCCAGCCGCATCGAGGAAGTCGTCGAACCGGTCGTGGACGCGTTCGACGTCGGCTTCCGTCGCACGTTCGCGCTCGACGTCGGGCAACTGGGTGTCCGTCAAGAACAGCTCCCGGAGCTCGTACAGCACGATCGTCGCCGCCTGACCCAGGTTCAACACCGGATACTCCGGGCTCGCGGGGATCGAACACACCTCGTCGAGCTGCCGGAGCTCCTCGTTGTCGAGTCCCCGCCCCTCGCGGCCGAACACCAGGGCGGTGTCCGTCTCCACGGTCGCAAGCGAGTCGCGAAGCTCGGCGGGAGTTCGAAACGGGAACCGGACGTGGCGTCTGGCGTCCTCGCCGGTGATGGCGGTACAGCCGACGGTGTGGTAGCGGTCGGCCACCTCCTCGAAGGTCACCTCTCTGGCGTTCGGGAGGACGTCCTCCCTGGCGTGGCCGGCGAAGCCGTACGCCTCGCCGCCCTCCGGAAGCGGCGGGGGATCTATCAAAGCGAGATCCGAGAGCCCGAAGTTCTTCATGGCACGCGCGATCGTCCCGACGTTGCCGGGGGTCTGTGGGTCGACGACGACCACCGTAAACGACGGTTGTCTCGTTTTCTCTTCCCGAGAGCACCCGTTGGCTCTGTCGGCGTCCTCTGTCGGCGTCATCGATCACTCCTCGGCCGATCCGCTCTCTGCGAGCGCCTTGATGTCGATCCGGTGTTCCTCGCGCTGGGCGTCGAGCCGTTCCTGGATCTCCTGGGGGCTGGGCGGTTCCGGTAGTTCCTCGGGGGCCGTCTCGACGTGTTCGAGGCCGCCGTACTCGTCCGGCGCGCGGTTCCCGTCGGCGAACCACTCGTGGAAGGCGTCCTGTAGCTCCGCGGTCCCTTTCAGTTCGGAGCCGCCTTCCTCCCGGAACCAGTAGAGGAAATCGGGTTCGTGGACGCCACACAGCAGCACTTCGGCCCCCGGCTCGCCGTAGACGATCTCCGCGGGACGACAGTTCGAGATCTCCGCCTCGCCGTGAACGAGGTAACACGCGTCACACGGCTCCTCGACGAGCGCCAGCAGCCTGACGAGGCGTTCGCTCGCGTCGTCGGGGATCTCCTCAAGCGGCTTGAATTCGCCGTCCTCGTCGAAGATTTCCGCTTCCTCGAACCGCCAGCCGCGAAGCCCAACGCTCACTTTGGCCATTTGGTGTGTGTAACGCTCCTGCAGATAAAAACGACGTGTTCGGATTTCGCGGGCGAACCCCGCGAGTGCGCCGAGATGGGGAGGGATACAACGAGAAAACTTATGCCAAGTGCCCCAGAACCAACGATTGGACGCCGGAAGGGCACGCGGGTAGGGGTACTTGCTGCCACTCCGGCGCACACGGTTACTCATCGAGAGCGACGCGACCGTTCCGTGAGAGCCATTAGCGTCCCGGCCGAACCCCGCGTATGGAGTTCTCCGAGTGGGAGCCGGTGTACGAGGCGATCCTCGCGGACTTCGGGTTCGACAGGGTGGCCGACGAGCGCGCCAGAGACGTGGCCGCCACATACGCGACCCCGGTCGACTTCTCCGTCCTGGCGGAAGCCGTCGGCGTCGCCGGTGGGAAGACTGTGGCGATCGTCGGTGCGGCCCCGTCGCTTTCGGCGGAACTCGATACCTTCGACCCGGAGAGTGTCGACGCCGTGTTCGCCGCCTCGACTGCGGCCGACACCCTCCTCGGTGCGGATCTCCCGGTCGACTGTCTGGTAACCGACCTCGACAAAAACCCGGAGACTGCAGCGCGATTGACGCGGGAGGAGACGCTCGTCGCCGCCCACGCTCACGGGGATAACGTCGAGATGGTTCGGCGTTTTCTCCCGGAGTTTGACCCCTCCTCGACGCTCGTGACCACCCAGGCCGAACCCGTCGACGCCGTCTACAATCTCGGCGGGTTCACCGACGGGGATCGTGCGGCGTTTCTGGCGGACGCGCTGGGGGCCGGGGAGCTTCGATTCCTCGGCTGGGAGTTCGACGACACCTCGGTCGGTCCGGTGAAGGCGAAAAAGCTCCGCTGGGCCGAACGGCTATTGTTCTGGCTCGAGCAGAGACGGAATGAGCGATTCGGGGTACTCGATGGCCGACGCAGCGGAATCGAACAGATACCGGTGTGATGAAAAATCACAACAGCGCGAGTAGAGTGCCGACCCCGAGCGAGAAAAAGAGTATATATAAGAGCCCGACGAGTACGTTTCGCTTGCTCGCACCGGGATAAAATCCAGGTAGAGCGTACAGGGCCGTGTGTTGGAACCGCCGATTTCGGGGGCGTCGCCTGGGCTGGGTCTCCTCTTTCGAACGCCTACTCGGCGCTGTCATCACCATCGCCAATTTCGTCGTCCTCGGTGTCTGTCTCCGCATCATCGCCGTCGTCCGTCGTTTCCTCGGAGCTATCGTCCGTCGTTTCCTCGGAGCTGTCGGTCTCACCCTCGTCGGCGCTGCTGTTCGTTTCGTCGGGCGCTATTTCGCTCTCTGCATCCTCGTCGGATCCGTCGTCTGAGGTCGAATCTTCCGTTCCGTCGGATCCGTCTTCGATTTCGCCGCCGTCACCGTCTTCGCTCTCATCTGCATCGGCGTCGCCGTCGGCACTGGCGTCGCTGTCGACTTGACCGTCACTGTCGCCGTCTTCTGCAGTCTGCGGTTCCGAGTCGGCGTCGTCGGAGTCGGTGTTCTCGGTGTCACCGGCCGGCGTTGGATCGTCGGTCTCTGGTTCCGTGTCGTCGGGCTCAGTTGGGCCGGATACTTCAGGAGCACTCGCTTCCGTGGCTGGGGCATCCGATCCGGTGTCGTTTCCGGGAGCACCGCTCCCGTTGCCGACTGTTTCGTTCGTCGTGGTCGTCTCGAACGTCTCGAACGTTTCGTTCGTCGAGAACGTTCCCTCTACCGTCTCCTGTGCGTTGAAGAACGCGGCCGTGTAGAATCCGCCGCTCGCGGCGACCGCGAACACCAGACCGACCACGGCCACGATCGACAACAGTTTTCTAATTGTCATCGTTTACCACCTCCCCGTCAACTGCGGAACTGTCCGCGACGGGCTCCTCCGCATTTATGCCCGGAACCCACTCGGATTCCGGACCGTCATCGCTCACTGTTGTGCCACCGTCGAATCCGACCGCGAGGATCGGATCAGATGGTTCGTCGCCGTCGACCGCTTCAGTAGACGCGGCTTCGGATTCGGACGCGGCGTTCGCGTTGCTGGGAATCCAGGCGGGCAACAAGGTCGCCGTGACCCCCAGGAGTGTCATCCCCGAAGCGATAGCGACGGTTACCGACAGCGTCGTCTGCCAGCTGTACGCGACGTAGGCGCTGTACGGTGTAAACACCACCAGCGCGAGGAACGCCCCTTCGAACGTTCGCAGCGTCATGACGAACGGGGCGTTCGCGGCCGGGGTCGCCACGTCCTCGGATTGTGCGTTTGCTGTCCCGACGTCTGCAGTTTCGTCGTCGCCGTCTCCTTTCGTGTCGTCGGAATCCGTCTCCGCTGCGAGTTCGTCGTCCACTTTCGAGAAGGACGCGTTCGACGCCCTGCTCCGGCGGTAGAACGTATAGGCCTCGTTCAGCGCGAGCAGCCCGAACGGCACGACGATCAGAGCGATGAAGCCGTACTGGGAGTTGGCGAACTGGATCACGTACCCGATGTATGGAATCGTCACGAACACGACGCCCAGGACGTTCTCGGCCGGGACGAGTCCGGCGTCGGGTGCCTCGTTGGCGTCGCCCATGGTTTCGAAGGCGATTCCGTCCCCGGATTCGACTACGCCGATCACCCGATGTGTCACCGGCACTTCGCTGTTGCCGCGCAGGAAGGTGATCACATCACCCTCCTGGATGGTGGCCGGATCCCGATCGGCGACGATCACCGCGTCGCCCGGCGCAATCGCCGGCGTCATGCTCGCGGTCAACACCACGAAGCTGTGGTCGGCGCCGACCGCCTGGGGCACCGCGTACACGACGAACGGCGCCACGACTGCGAGCAACAGGAGCACGCCGAGGACGCTTGCGACCCGCCGGACTGTCACGTTCATGCCCCACCTCCGCAAAACGGGAAGCCGAACGGATCGTGCGCGGCCAGGACCTCGAAGTCGTGGCCGGCGTCGTCGTCAGTGTCCTCCGGATCGTCGCTACCGACGACTGTCAGTGGTCCGGGGTCACACCGGACCTCGAGTTCCCGTTCGCCGCCGTCGACGACGAGGTACAGCGTGCTTTCGAACGCGGACCCGCTGGTCGAGCTTCCCTCCCGGCTGCTGGCCTCGAGGAAGAACTCGTCGCCCTGGGAGAGCTGTCCGTCGAACAGCAGTCCCTGGAGTCCGCTTTCGGGGCCCTGACCACCCTGCTTGCGGTAGTAGGCCCGGACGTCGCGAGCCTCGGCGCCGTTATCCTCGCCGGTGTACCGGACCAGCAGTCCACCGACGTTGCTGCCGTCGGTACAGTCGACACACTCCAGATCGTGACACAGGGGCACACCGTCGGCGTTCCTCGCGCCGACGAGGCGGAAATCACCGACCCGGATTCCGGGGGCGATCGGATCAGAGCAGCTCGTGTGGAGCTGAGCGTTCTTCTTGCCGTCGACGTAGAACGCGGCTTCGGGCTGGCCGGACATGGGTAGCGGAACGGTGAACATCCCACCAGGGGGCAGCTCGACCGATTCGGAGCCGTCCGTCGGGTACAGCTGTTCGACCGCCTCGACGTTGCCACTCGGGACGTACACTGCCACGTCGGCCGTCGTCGGTCCGACGTATTCCATGGTACTCTCCGAGAGCCTGCTCGTGCAGGGTTCACACACGTCCGGGCACGGGGCCCGGTCGGCGAATGGGTTCACCGCGCCCTCCTCGGGCACGTGTCGGCACTGGTCGGCGTGCAGCTCGAACGTGAGGTCCGACGTTTCGCCTGCAAGCGATTCCGTGTCCTCGTAGGGGAAGAACCACCGGAGCACGAGCTCTATCGCCCTGCGGTCCGACGGGTCCAGACACCCCTCGCCGATCCGGAGCCCGTCGTGGAGTTCCCGCTTCAGTTGCGAGAGCGTCCACGTCCCCCGCTCGGGGATCTGTGAGACGCCGTTCCAGTTCCGCGGCTGAATCCACACCCTGAGGGCCTCCCCGAGGGGATCGTACGACGGCGGACAGTCGGTCGCGAGCCACAGCCTGGCGGGGTTCTCCTCTGCCCGGAGGCTGATGGACACCGATCCGCTGTCTCCCGGTTCGATCCCGTCGAAGCCGAAGGACAACTCGCCGTCCGGAGAGACCGAACAGTAGTTTTCCTCGCAGTCGAGTTCGACCCCGATGCCGACGCCGCCGGTTTCCAGCGTCCCCGAGACGCGCTGCCCCTCGTTGAGCAACGCGTGGGTTCCCGCGCCCGTGAACGCCCCGGCGACGCCGATCGCCCCGACGCTGGCGAGGATCTGCCGCCGGCTCAGTCCGGCGAGGCGTCCGGTGTCCGTCCGACGCTCGTCGGTCATGCCGTCACCTCGGTTTCGCCGTCGACGGCGAACGGATTGGTCGGGTCGTCGGCGGCGACGGCCCGGAACTCGATGTCGAACGCGACCGACGTGCCCTGGAGGTCGTTGACGTTCTCGAGGATCGTCGGGAACGCCCACGCCAGGGCCAGACAGAGCCGGTCGCCCTCTTCGAGCACGCTGTTGTCCAAGACGCCGGGGTTCAGCTCGATCCCCTCGAAAACGGAGCCGTCGACACCGCCGACGGTCGGCATCTCACCCAGGACGCCTTCGGCGATCGGTTCGCCGAAGGAACTCTCTTCTGCCCCCTGACAGCCGAACAGCCCGAAGATCCCCGTGTCGTACCACAGTTCGGTTTCGATGGCGTTCGCCAGGGGGTTCTCCGCGAGCGGGGGACAGTCTTCTTCGCTGCCCTCTGTCGTCCCGCAAGACGGCGAGATCCGGAGCCAGACCCGTGCGTCGGCCTCCTCCGCCAGGAGTCCGATGCTCGCCGTACCGGAGTCACCCGGGAGGACGTTGTTCACCTGGATTGCGGGACCGTCGACGTCGGCCACGTAGCCGTCGACGTTCTCGTAGTCCCATTCCTCGGTGGAGCCGTTCGTCGCGAGCGGGGCTCCAGTGAGGAGGTGGCCGTTGTACGTGCTGTACCAGGACACCCGGATCCGGGGCCCGACGTCGTTGCTGATAGTACTCGAGTCATCGACTTCGACGTTGGCGCCGTCCGGCTGGGCGTAGGTGTAGTGTGTATACGTCCGGCGCCGGTTCGCAGTGCGGAGCTGGCCGTAGCCGATCCCGGCGACTCCGAGCCCGCCGATGCCTGCGAGAAGCGTTCGGCGGTTCAGTTCGGTTTTCGATTGATTCGTCATTTGGTGTATCCCCCCGACGATTTCGGCCCGATGGGCCGGAGCAGTCGGTCGCTTTCTGACCCGTCTCCCGCGAGCGAGTGCATATGAGTCGCGTACCGTCGCGCGTGTGACTGGTGTCACACGTCGCGGACGGAGTCCGCGAGCCCAGGTCCACCGACGGAGTCGAACCGTCGCAAGGCGCCGGCGTGGATTGGTTTCTGTTCGTCCGAGAGTTATCGACGGAGGTGCGATCCTCCGTGATTGGATGTTAGCTTACTGTTGTGTGCTCTCGTTTCCCATCTCCGCGAAGGGGTTCACGGGGTCGGGGTTGTGGCGGCACTGTTCGGTGTAGAACGACAGATCGAACGATACCGAATCGCCCTGTACCTCGTTGCCGACACTGGTCGGGAGGCACCACTCGAAGCCGATGAACCGGGTGTTCGACGGTTCGAAGCAGAGCCCACCGTT
The Halalkaliarchaeum desulfuricum DNA segment above includes these coding regions:
- a CDS encoding signal peptidase I; the protein is MNVTVRRVASVLGVLLLLAVVAPFVVYAVPQAVGADHSFVVLTASMTPAIAPGDAVIVADRDPATIQEGDVITFLRGNSEVPVTHRVIGVVESGDGIAFETMGDANEAPDAGLVPAENVLGVVFVTIPYIGYVIQFANSQYGFIALIVVPFGLLALNEAYTFYRRSRASNASFSKVDDELAAETDSDDTKGDGDDETADVGTANAQSEDVATPAANAPFVMTLRTFEGAFLALVVFTPYSAYVAYSWQTTLSVTVAIASGMTLLGVTATLLPAWIPSNANAASESEAASTEAVDGDEPSDPILAVGFDGGTTVSDDGPESEWVPGINAEEPVADSSAVDGEVVNDDN